A single Cottoperca gobio chromosome 5, fCotGob3.1, whole genome shotgun sequence DNA region contains:
- the mars1 gene encoding methionine--tRNA ligase, cytoplasmic isoform X1, translating into MKLFVSEGNPHCLKVLAALEVSGVQCDVQYVNHEERVVPFLSRPALPALILPSGLHLFSSNAICRYLFEISGQDSSELCNQWLEWEATDLQPALLQALHMAVLQGKGSEVSKVLQGPLNYLEQSLSKGNTPYLTGEAVSVADVVLWAALYPVLSDSSLALGERTSVKAWFDRGAVMHSCQSAAQKVLQGKGLQGMKSYMQRQPASQSSQCRGTQPCNSNPAEGEESDRAVSAEEMEAAALTWSKDLHACPLATDRQHPILPQEGRRNLLVTSALPYVNNVPHLGNIIGCVLSSDVFCRYGRLRGWNMLFICGTDEYGTATENKAREEGLTPQQICDKYHAIHSNIYKWFQIDFDFFGRTTTEKQTEIAQNIFWRIHKHGFLVEDIVEQLRCEKCQRFLADRFVEGICPHCSYPEARGDQCDKCGRLINAVELREPQCKVCRQTPVIRSSKHLFLDLPKLEAQLVQWLEKSTSTGDWTANAKQITRSWLRDGLKPRCITRDLRWGTPVPHPDFKDKVFYVWFDAPIGYLSITANYTDEWEKWWKNPHQVELYNFMAKDNVPFHSVVFPCSLLGAQDNYTLVSHLIATEYLNYEDTKFSKSRGVGVFGDMAKDTGIPSDVWRFYLLYVRPEGQDSAFSWADMAMKNNSELLNNLGNFINRAGMFVAKFFEGCVPSMELQQEDKKLLALVGWELQQYIQLLDKVKIRDALRHILNISRHGNQYIQVNEPWKKIKGGDTERQRAGTVTGVSVNIACLLSVMLLPYMPTVSQTIRDQLNAPQSCVNTMLQGTGTFVCSLSAGHRIGTVSPLFQKLEVDQIEALKKKFGGQQPEDEPPKRKKTAQSPGSTQPAAVPAAAAAAEATTVNGVDPEKAKQLTQAVTEQGEKVRALKTQKAEKAVITAEVAKLLDLKKQLALAEGKSPEPAPQKGKKK; encoded by the exons AGAGAGTGGTGCCCTTCCTTAGCCGTCCAGCCTTGCCTGCCCTGATCCTGCCTAGTGGACTGCACCTTTTCAGCTCCAATGCCATCTGCCG ATACCTGTTTGAAATAAGTGGACAAGACTCCAGTGAACTTTGCAATCAGTGGCTTGAATGGGAGGCCACAGATCTTCAG CCTGCACTGCTACAGGCGCTTCACATGGCAGTGCTGCAGGGAAAAGGATCAGAAGTGTCCAAGGTCCTCCAGGGGCCACTTAACTACTTGGAGCAAAGCTTGAGCAAGGGGAACACGCCATATTTAACTGGG gaAGCCGTGTCAGTGGCTGATGTTGTTTTGTGGGCTGCGCTCTACCCTGTTTTATCTGACTCTTCACTAGCTTTGG GCGAGCGCACGTCTGTGAAGGCTTGGTTTGACCGTGGGGCTGTTATGCACAGTTGCCAGTCTGCCGCTCAGAAAGTGCTGCAGGGAAAAGGCCTGCAGGGCATGAAGAGCTACATGCAGAGGCAGCCTgcctcacagagcagccagTGCAGAGGCACACAGCCATGCAACAGCAACCCTGCTGAG GGTGAAGAAAGTGATCGTGCAGTTTCAGcagaggagatggaggcagCTGCTCTCACCTGGAGTAAAGATTTACACGCCTGCCCATTAGCTACAGACAGACAACACCCCAT TTTGCCTCAGGAGGGCAGGAGAAACCTCCTTGTGACCAGTGCCTTGCCTTATGTCAACAACGTCCCCCACCTGGGCAACATCATTGGCTGCGTCCTCAGCTCTGATGTCTTCTGCAG GTACGGCCGTCTGCGAGGCTGGAACATGCTGTTTATATGTGGCACAGACGAGTATGGCACAGCTACAGAGAACAAGGCCAGAGAGGAGGGTCTGACACCGCAGCAGATCTGCGACAAGTACCATGCCATTCACTCCAACATCTACAAGTGGTTCCAGattgactttgacttttttgGCAGAACCACTACGGAGAAGCAGACGGA GATCGCCCAGAATATTTTCTGGAGAATCCACAAGCATGGTTTTCTAGTGGAAGACATTGTGGAGCAACTACGTTGCGAAAAATGCCAGCGCTTCCTCGCCGACCGCTTCGTAGAAGGCATCTGTCCTCACTGCAGCTACCCAGAAGCTCGTGGTGACCAGTGTGACAAGTGTGGGCGGCTTATCAACGCCGTGGAGCTCAGG GAACCCCAGTGTAAGGTCTGCAGGCAGACTCCCGTCATCCGCTCCTCCAAACATCTTTTCCTGGACCTGCCAAAG CTGGAGGCTCAGTTGGTGCAGTGGCTGGAGAAGTCAACCAGCACAGGTGACTGGACAGCAAACGCCAAACAGATCACTCGCTCCTGGCTGAGAGATGGACTCAAACCTCGCTGCATCACCAGGGACCTGCGGTGGGGAACGCCAGTGCCTCATCCTGACTTTAAAGACAAG GTGTTCTACGTGTGGTTTGACGCCCCCATTGGTTATCTGTCTATTACCGCCAACTACACCGACGAATGGGAAAAGTGGTGGAAGAATCCTCATCAG GTGGAGCTGTACAACTTCATGGCCAAAGACAATGTGCCATTCCACAGTGTGGTGTTTCCCTGCTCCCTACTGGGAGCTCAGGACAACTACACTCTGGTCAGCCACCTCATTGCCACTG AATATCTGAATTATGAGGACACTAAATTCTCCAAGAGCCGAGGTGTGGGCGTGTTTGGAGACATGGCCAAGGACACGGGCATCCCGTCTGATGTGTGGCGGTTCTACCTCCTGTATGTGCGTCCAGAGGGACAGGATTCAGCCTTCTCCTGGGCTGACATGGCTATGAAGAACAACTCTGAGTTGCTCAACAACTTGGGCAACTTTATCAACAG agCTGGCATGTTTGTCGCTAAATTCTTTGAGGGCTGTGTGCCTTCGATGGAGCTACAGCAGGAAGATAAGAAGCTCCTCGCTCTGGTGGGCTGGGAGCTGCAGCAGTACATCCAGCTCCTGGACAAAGTCAA AATCCGTGATGCTCTGAGACACATCCTCAACATCTCTCGCCATGGCAACCAGTACATCCAGGTCAATGAACCCTGGAAGAAAATCAAGGGAGGAGACACAGAAAG GCAGCGTGCGGGCACAGTCACCGGCGTGTCTGTGAATATCGCCTGCTTGCTGTCAGTGATGCTGCTGCCGTACATGCCAACGGTCAGCCAAACCATCAGGGATCAACTCAATGCCCCTCAGTCTTGCGTCAATACCATGTTGCAAGGCACTGGCACCTTTGTATGTTCCCTGAGTGCCGGCCACCGCATTGGCACT GTCAGCCCGTTGTTCCAGAAACTGGAGGTGGATCAGATCGAGGCTTTGAAGAAGAAATTTGGTGGACAGCAG CCTGAAGATGAACCACCTAAAAGAAAG AAGACAGCTCAGAGTCCTGGCAGCACTCAGCCTGCCGCTgtgccagctgctgctgctgctgctgaggcgACGACGGTGAATGGAGTGGACCCAGAAAAAGCCAAGCAGCTCACACAGGCTGTGACTGAGCAG GGGGAAAAGGTCCGAGCACTCAAAACCCAGAAGGCAGAGAAGGCCGTGATCACAGCAGAGGTGGCCAAACTGCTGGACCTTAAGAAACAGCTGGCTCTAGCTGAGGGGAAGAGCCCTGAGCCTGCACCTCAGAAGGGCAAGAAGAAGTGa
- the mars1 gene encoding methionine--tRNA ligase, cytoplasmic isoform X2, translated as MKLFVSEGNPHCLKVLAALEVSGVQCDVQYVNHEERVVPFLSRPALPALILPSGLHLFSSNAICRYLFEISGQDSSELCNQWLEWEATDLQPALLQALHMAVLQGKGSEVSKVLQGPLNYLEQSLSKGNTPYLTGEAVSVADVVLWAALYPVLSDSSLALGERTSVKAWFDRGAVMHSCQSAAQKVLQGKGLQGMKSYMQRQPASQSSQCRGTQPCNSNPAEGEESDRAVSAEEMEAAALTWSKDLHACPLATDRQHPILPQEGRRNLLVTSALPYVNNVPHLGNIIGCVLSSDVFCRYGRLRGWNMLFICGTDEYGTATENKAREEGLTPQQICDKYHAIHSNIYKWFQIDFDFFGRTTTEKQTEIAQNIFWRIHKHGFLVEDIVEQLRCEKCQRFLADRFVEGICPHCSYPEARGDQCDKCGRLINAVELREPQCKVCRQTPVIRSSKHLFLDLPKLEAQLVQWLEKSTSTGDWTANAKQITRSWLRDGLKPRCITRDLRWGTPVPHPDFKDKVFYVWFDAPIGYLSITANYTDEWEKWWKNPHQVELYNFMAKDNVPFHSVVFPCSLLGAQDNYTLVSHLIATEYLNYEDTKFSKSRGVGVFGDMAKDTGIPSDVWRFYLLYVRPEGQDSAFSWADMAMKNNSELLNNLGNFINRAGMFVAKFFEGCVPSMELQQEDKKLLALVGWELQQYIQLLDKVKIRDALRHILNISRHGNQYIQVNEPWKKIKGGDTERQRAGTVTGVSVNIACLLSVMLLPYMPTVSQTIRDQLNAPQSCVNTMLQGTGTFVCSLSAGHRIGTVSPLFQKLEVDQIEALKKKFGGQQKTAQSPGSTQPAAVPAAAAAAEATTVNGVDPEKAKQLTQAVTEQGEKVRALKTQKAEKAVITAEVAKLLDLKKQLALAEGKSPEPAPQKGKKK; from the exons AGAGAGTGGTGCCCTTCCTTAGCCGTCCAGCCTTGCCTGCCCTGATCCTGCCTAGTGGACTGCACCTTTTCAGCTCCAATGCCATCTGCCG ATACCTGTTTGAAATAAGTGGACAAGACTCCAGTGAACTTTGCAATCAGTGGCTTGAATGGGAGGCCACAGATCTTCAG CCTGCACTGCTACAGGCGCTTCACATGGCAGTGCTGCAGGGAAAAGGATCAGAAGTGTCCAAGGTCCTCCAGGGGCCACTTAACTACTTGGAGCAAAGCTTGAGCAAGGGGAACACGCCATATTTAACTGGG gaAGCCGTGTCAGTGGCTGATGTTGTTTTGTGGGCTGCGCTCTACCCTGTTTTATCTGACTCTTCACTAGCTTTGG GCGAGCGCACGTCTGTGAAGGCTTGGTTTGACCGTGGGGCTGTTATGCACAGTTGCCAGTCTGCCGCTCAGAAAGTGCTGCAGGGAAAAGGCCTGCAGGGCATGAAGAGCTACATGCAGAGGCAGCCTgcctcacagagcagccagTGCAGAGGCACACAGCCATGCAACAGCAACCCTGCTGAG GGTGAAGAAAGTGATCGTGCAGTTTCAGcagaggagatggaggcagCTGCTCTCACCTGGAGTAAAGATTTACACGCCTGCCCATTAGCTACAGACAGACAACACCCCAT TTTGCCTCAGGAGGGCAGGAGAAACCTCCTTGTGACCAGTGCCTTGCCTTATGTCAACAACGTCCCCCACCTGGGCAACATCATTGGCTGCGTCCTCAGCTCTGATGTCTTCTGCAG GTACGGCCGTCTGCGAGGCTGGAACATGCTGTTTATATGTGGCACAGACGAGTATGGCACAGCTACAGAGAACAAGGCCAGAGAGGAGGGTCTGACACCGCAGCAGATCTGCGACAAGTACCATGCCATTCACTCCAACATCTACAAGTGGTTCCAGattgactttgacttttttgGCAGAACCACTACGGAGAAGCAGACGGA GATCGCCCAGAATATTTTCTGGAGAATCCACAAGCATGGTTTTCTAGTGGAAGACATTGTGGAGCAACTACGTTGCGAAAAATGCCAGCGCTTCCTCGCCGACCGCTTCGTAGAAGGCATCTGTCCTCACTGCAGCTACCCAGAAGCTCGTGGTGACCAGTGTGACAAGTGTGGGCGGCTTATCAACGCCGTGGAGCTCAGG GAACCCCAGTGTAAGGTCTGCAGGCAGACTCCCGTCATCCGCTCCTCCAAACATCTTTTCCTGGACCTGCCAAAG CTGGAGGCTCAGTTGGTGCAGTGGCTGGAGAAGTCAACCAGCACAGGTGACTGGACAGCAAACGCCAAACAGATCACTCGCTCCTGGCTGAGAGATGGACTCAAACCTCGCTGCATCACCAGGGACCTGCGGTGGGGAACGCCAGTGCCTCATCCTGACTTTAAAGACAAG GTGTTCTACGTGTGGTTTGACGCCCCCATTGGTTATCTGTCTATTACCGCCAACTACACCGACGAATGGGAAAAGTGGTGGAAGAATCCTCATCAG GTGGAGCTGTACAACTTCATGGCCAAAGACAATGTGCCATTCCACAGTGTGGTGTTTCCCTGCTCCCTACTGGGAGCTCAGGACAACTACACTCTGGTCAGCCACCTCATTGCCACTG AATATCTGAATTATGAGGACACTAAATTCTCCAAGAGCCGAGGTGTGGGCGTGTTTGGAGACATGGCCAAGGACACGGGCATCCCGTCTGATGTGTGGCGGTTCTACCTCCTGTATGTGCGTCCAGAGGGACAGGATTCAGCCTTCTCCTGGGCTGACATGGCTATGAAGAACAACTCTGAGTTGCTCAACAACTTGGGCAACTTTATCAACAG agCTGGCATGTTTGTCGCTAAATTCTTTGAGGGCTGTGTGCCTTCGATGGAGCTACAGCAGGAAGATAAGAAGCTCCTCGCTCTGGTGGGCTGGGAGCTGCAGCAGTACATCCAGCTCCTGGACAAAGTCAA AATCCGTGATGCTCTGAGACACATCCTCAACATCTCTCGCCATGGCAACCAGTACATCCAGGTCAATGAACCCTGGAAGAAAATCAAGGGAGGAGACACAGAAAG GCAGCGTGCGGGCACAGTCACCGGCGTGTCTGTGAATATCGCCTGCTTGCTGTCAGTGATGCTGCTGCCGTACATGCCAACGGTCAGCCAAACCATCAGGGATCAACTCAATGCCCCTCAGTCTTGCGTCAATACCATGTTGCAAGGCACTGGCACCTTTGTATGTTCCCTGAGTGCCGGCCACCGCATTGGCACT GTCAGCCCGTTGTTCCAGAAACTGGAGGTGGATCAGATCGAGGCTTTGAAGAAGAAATTTGGTGGACAGCAG AAGACAGCTCAGAGTCCTGGCAGCACTCAGCCTGCCGCTgtgccagctgctgctgctgctgctgaggcgACGACGGTGAATGGAGTGGACCCAGAAAAAGCCAAGCAGCTCACACAGGCTGTGACTGAGCAG GGGGAAAAGGTCCGAGCACTCAAAACCCAGAAGGCAGAGAAGGCCGTGATCACAGCAGAGGTGGCCAAACTGCTGGACCTTAAGAAACAGCTGGCTCTAGCTGAGGGGAAGAGCCCTGAGCCTGCACCTCAGAAGGGCAAGAAGAAGTGa